The following are from one region of the Pectobacterium actinidiae genome:
- the fliR gene encoding flagellar biosynthetic protein FliR, translating into MLTFNSWDMVNWVSQFFWPFVRILALISTAPVFNERAIGNRVKIGLGVLITLLVAPYLPLNTTPIFSVAGVWLLIQQILIGVTLGLSMQLAFAAIRHAGELIGLQMGLAFATFFDPTGGPNMQVIARFLNILAILLFLTFDGHLWMISLLADSFYTLPISANPVNSHAFLALARAGGLIFINGLMLALPIITLLLTINLALGMLNRMAPQLSIFVVGFPITLTVGIMTLGLLLPLLPPFAEHLFSEVFDLLADILTQLSSS; encoded by the coding sequence ATGCTGACGTTTAATAGTTGGGACATGGTGAATTGGGTCAGCCAGTTTTTCTGGCCTTTTGTCAGAATTCTTGCACTGATCAGCACCGCACCTGTCTTTAACGAGAGAGCGATTGGCAATCGGGTAAAAATCGGCCTGGGTGTACTGATTACGCTGCTCGTTGCACCCTATTTGCCGTTAAACACCACGCCCATTTTTTCCGTCGCAGGCGTATGGCTGTTAATACAGCAAATTCTCATCGGCGTTACGCTCGGCCTATCAATGCAGTTAGCATTTGCCGCTATTCGCCATGCTGGCGAGCTCATTGGTTTACAAATGGGTCTCGCTTTTGCGACCTTCTTTGATCCCACTGGCGGCCCGAATATGCAGGTAATCGCTCGCTTCCTGAATATTCTCGCAATCCTGCTGTTTTTAACCTTTGATGGGCACCTCTGGATGATTTCGTTATTAGCAGATAGTTTCTATACTCTGCCAATCAGTGCCAATCCTGTTAATAGCCATGCTTTCCTTGCTCTTGCTCGTGCAGGTGGACTGATTTTTATCAACGGATTGATGCTAGCGCTGCCAATCATAACCCTATTGCTGACCATCAACCTGGCGTTAGGCATGCTGAACCGTATGGCACCTCAACTCTCGATATTTGTCGTTGGCTTCCCAATTACCCTCACGGTGGGAATCATGACATTAGGTTTATTACTTCCATTACTCCCTCCCTTCGCAGAGCATTTATTCAGCGAAGTGTTCGATTTACTTGCTGATATCCTCACTCAACTATCAAGTTCTTAG
- the flgL gene encoding flagellar hook-associated protein FlgL, with protein sequence MRLSTSMIYQQNMQGILNGQTAWQKTGEQLSTGKRVVNPSDDPIAAAGAIMLGQAQSENGQYTLARTFAKQSMSLEESILDKSTTTISSALTEVIKGGGVLSDDDRKSVATSLRGMKAELLNMANSTDGNGNYIFAGYNTDKIPFVEGTSGVEYLGGSQAISQRVDAARNMTVSHVGSAVFNGTTGDAQAEPDGSIQSDLFETLDIAIKALETPLADADDATKASVAAALETANRGLKNSFNNISAVRAELGIQLNEIDNLDAIGKDRDVANKTALGQLQDTDWYDAISSYVMQQSSLQASYTAFQNMQGMSLFQMK encoded by the coding sequence ATGCGCTTAAGTACTAGCATGATATATCAGCAAAATATGCAAGGCATTCTGAATGGTCAGACCGCGTGGCAAAAAACGGGTGAGCAATTATCTACCGGTAAACGTGTCGTAAACCCATCAGATGACCCGATTGCTGCGGCGGGCGCCATTATGCTTGGTCAGGCTCAATCAGAGAATGGTCAGTACACGCTGGCTCGTACCTTTGCTAAGCAAAGTATGTCTCTGGAAGAGTCTATCCTGGACAAAAGCACGACCACGATTAGCAGCGCATTGACCGAAGTAATCAAAGGCGGCGGTGTTCTGAGTGATGACGACCGTAAATCGGTCGCGACCTCCCTGCGTGGTATGAAAGCTGAATTGCTGAATATGGCCAACAGCACCGATGGCAACGGTAATTATATTTTTGCCGGTTACAACACGGACAAAATTCCTTTTGTTGAGGGAACCAGTGGCGTTGAGTATTTGGGCGGTAGCCAGGCGATTTCACAACGCGTAGATGCAGCCCGGAATATGACAGTCAGCCATGTCGGCTCTGCGGTGTTCAATGGAACGACCGGTGATGCTCAAGCAGAACCGGATGGCAGCATCCAATCCGATTTATTTGAGACTTTGGATATTGCAATTAAAGCGCTTGAAACACCTCTTGCCGATGCTGACGATGCAACAAAAGCCAGTGTAGCAGCGGCGTTAGAGACGGCAAACCGCGGTTTAAAAAATTCATTTAATAACATTTCAGCCGTTCGTGCAGAGTTGGGTATTCAGCTCAATGAGATTGATAACCTTGATGCTATTGGCAAAGATCGTGATGTAGCGAATAAGACGGCGTTGGGACAACTGCAGGATACTGACTGGTATGACGCAATTTCGTCTTATGTCATGCAGCAGTCTTCTCTACAGGCTTCTTATACGGCTTTCCAAAATATGCAAGGAATGTCGTTATTCCAGATGAAATAG
- the flgK gene encoding flagellar hook-associated protein FlgK, whose product MSNLLNTAMSGLKGAQVALSTVSNNISNQAVTGYSRQNAILEQATSSSTSAGYIGNGVNVVSINRQYNEFITNQLRSAQTTSSSVTAYYEQISKIDNLLASSTTSLSSTVQDFFSNLQNLTSNAGDSSTRQTVLGKAEGLVNQFKVTDKYLRDMESGLNTQIQSTVGQINTYTDQIASLNNEITKLMGANSGTMPNDLLDQRDLLVDQLNKLVGVDVTVQDGTVYNVALKNGTNLVQAGTSNQLVAISSSSDPSRLTIGYKDRTNDVVTLNESTLTGGSLGGLIAFRTETLDEARNQLGQLALAFADAFNAQHQEGFDHDGVKGGDFFSFGKAVALNDSKNAGNAVLTPSYTDTKDVQATNYTIKYDGASWQVTRLSDNSKFTASVDTTDNSLNFDGIKMTITGTPATNDSFLLKPVNDVIIDMSVAISDPNKIAAASVKLDDAGNPVVDGSGNPVFGGVGDNTNAKALLALQNEKIVGGKASVSGAYASLVGMIGNQTSTLKINNTSQENVVKQLTAEQQSVAGVNLDEEYGDLMRYQQYYMANAQVIKTAQSIFDALLAARS is encoded by the coding sequence GTAACGGTGTCAATGTTGTTAGCATTAATCGTCAGTACAATGAGTTCATCACCAACCAGCTTCGTTCTGCGCAAACGACAAGCAGCTCAGTTACCGCTTATTACGAGCAGATTTCCAAGATTGATAATCTGCTGGCCAGTAGTACGACTAGCCTGTCATCAACGGTACAGGACTTCTTTTCTAACCTGCAAAACCTCACCAGCAACGCGGGTGATTCGTCTACTCGTCAAACGGTACTGGGCAAAGCTGAAGGGCTGGTAAACCAATTCAAGGTCACGGATAAGTATCTGCGTGACATGGAAAGTGGGCTGAATACACAGATTCAAAGCACTGTTGGCCAAATTAATACGTATACCGACCAGATCGCATCGTTAAACAACGAAATCACGAAACTAATGGGCGCAAATAGCGGCACGATGCCTAACGATTTGCTTGATCAGCGAGACCTTCTGGTCGATCAGCTTAATAAATTAGTCGGTGTTGATGTTACCGTTCAGGATGGGACGGTTTATAACGTTGCATTGAAGAACGGTACTAACTTGGTTCAGGCGGGTACCAGCAATCAATTAGTTGCGATTAGTTCCAGCAGTGACCCGTCTCGTCTCACCATCGGATATAAAGACCGGACAAACGACGTTGTCACGTTGAATGAGAGTACGTTAACGGGTGGTTCATTAGGTGGCTTGATCGCTTTCCGTACAGAGACGCTAGATGAGGCGCGTAATCAGCTAGGGCAGTTAGCATTAGCATTTGCTGATGCATTTAATGCGCAGCACCAAGAAGGTTTTGACCACGATGGTGTTAAAGGCGGCGACTTCTTCTCTTTTGGTAAAGCTGTTGCTCTGAACGACAGTAAGAACGCGGGGAACGCCGTGTTGACCCCGTCTTACACTGACACCAAAGACGTGCAAGCGACCAATTATACGATTAAATATGATGGCGCTAGCTGGCAGGTGACACGTTTGTCTGACAATTCGAAATTTACGGCGTCAGTGGATACTACTGATAATAGCCTGAACTTTGATGGCATCAAGATGACTATCACGGGAACGCCTGCGACGAACGACAGTTTCCTGCTCAAGCCAGTTAATGACGTGATTATCGACATGTCAGTGGCTATTTCCGATCCTAATAAAATTGCTGCTGCATCCGTTAAGCTTGATGATGCGGGCAACCCGGTTGTGGATGGAAGCGGCAATCCCGTATTTGGCGGTGTAGGTGATAATACCAACGCTAAGGCGCTGTTGGCACTGCAAAATGAGAAGATTGTAGGCGGAAAGGCCAGTGTTTCTGGCGCATATGCGAGCTTGGTGGGCATGATTGGTAACCAGACCAGTACGCTGAAGATAAATAACACATCGCAGGAAAACGTTGTTAAGCAACTGACGGCAGAGCAGCAATCTGTAGCTGGTGTGAATCTAGATGAAGAGTACGGCGATCTGATGCGTTATCAGCAATATTACATGGCCAATGCTCAGGTCATCAAAACAGCACAATCCATATTCGACGCTTTATTAGCTGCACGTAGCTAG